One genomic segment of Hordeum vulgare subsp. vulgare chromosome 2H, MorexV3_pseudomolecules_assembly, whole genome shotgun sequence includes these proteins:
- the LOC123429720 gene encoding cytochrome P450 78A5-like, whose protein sequence is MDLSMVTGPEDSLLLLFLPATTLLPPLLAVLLLAASLLWLSPGGPAWALSLCRRPPPGPPGVVTALSSPVAHRVMATLSRSVRGGAALMSFSVGLTRVVVSSRQDTAREILVNPAFGDRPVKDAARHLLFHRAMGFAPSGDAHWRALRRLAAAHLFGPRRVAASAPHRSSIGARMLGDVASIMARHGEVAPRRFLHAASLNHVMAVVFGKRYDDFTSQEGVVVEEMVNEGYDLLGTFNWADHLPFLKCLDLQGVRRRCNRLVRQVEAYVGNIIQEHKARRDSASGIADELSGDFVDVLLGLDGEDKMSESDMIAVLWEMIFRGTDTVAILMEWIMARMVLHPEIQSKARAELDAVVGRGRAVTDEDVSRLPYIQCIVKETLRMHPPGPLLSWARLAVHDAHVGGHLVPAGTTAMVNMWAIAHDAAVWPEPELFRPERFMEEDVSVLGSDLRLAPFGAGRRVCPGKMLALATVHLWLAQLLHRFEWAPSGSVDLSERLKMSLEMATPLVCKAVAR, encoded by the exons ATGGATCTTTCCATGGTTACCGGCCCGGAGGACTCCCTCCTCTTGCTCTTCCTCCCGGCTACCACCCTGCTCCCACCCCTTCTCGCCGtgctcctcctcgccgcctccctccTGTGGCTGTCACCGGGCGGTCCGGCGTGGGCTTTGTCACTCTGCCGTCGCCCGCCGCCAGGCCCACCGGGCGTGGTCACCGCGCTCTCCAGCCCCGTGGCGCACCGCGTCATGGCTACGCTGTCACGCTCCGTCCGCGGCGGCGCGGCATTGATGTCCTTCTCCGTCGGCCTCACCCGCGTCGTCGTGTCGAGCAGGCAAGATACGGCGCGTGAGATACTCGTCAACCCGGCGTTCGGCGACCGGCCGGTGAAGGACGCGGCGCGCCACCTCCTCTTCCACCGCGCCATGGGTTTTGCCCCGTCGGGCGACGCGCACTGGCGTGCGCTGCGCCGTCTCGCCGCGGCGCACCTCTTCGGCCCTCGCCGTGTGGCGGCCTCCGCACCCCACCGTTCCTCTATTGGGGCGCGCATGCTCGGCGACGTCGCCTCCATCATGGCCCGCCACGGCGAGGTCGCTCCTCGGAGGTTCCTGCACGCGGCGTCCCTCAACCACGTCATGGCCGTCGTCTTCGGCAAGCGCTACGACGACTTCACAAGCCAAGAAGGAGTCGTTGTGGAGGAGATGGTAAACGAAGGGTACGACCTCCTCGGCACGTTCAACTGGGCAGATCACCTGCCATTCCTCAAGTGCCTCGATCTCCAGGGCGTGCGGCGCCGGTGCAACAGGTTAGTCCGGCAAGTGGAGGCGTACGTCGGTAACATCATACAGGAGCACAAGGCGAGGCGCGACAGTGCATCAGGCATTGCGGATGAGCTCTCCGGCGACTTCGTCGATGTGCTCCTCGGCCTCGACGGAGAAGACAAGATGTCAGAGTCCGACATGATCGCCGTTCTTTGG GAGATGATCTTTAGAGGGACGGACACGGTGGCGATCTTGATGGAGTGGATTATGGCGAGGATGGTGCTGCACCCGGAGATCCAGTCGAAGGCCCGGGCGGAGCTTGACGCCGTGGTGGGCCGGGGCAGGGCCGTGACGGACGAGGACGTGTCGAGGCTCCCCTACATCCAGTGCATCGTCAAGGAGACGCTGCGCATGCACCCGCCGGGCCCGCTCCTCTCATGGGCGCGGCTGGCCGTGCACGACGCGCACgtcggcggccacctcgtgccgGCCGGCACGACGGCGATGGTGAACATGTGGGCCATCGCGCACGACGCGGCGGTGTGGCCCGAGCCGGAGCTGTTCCGGCCGGAGCGGTTCATGGAGGAGGACGTGAGCGTGCTGGGCAGCGACCTCCGCCTGGCCCCGTTCGGCGCCGGGCGGCGCGTGTGCCCCGGGAAGATGCTGGCCCTCGCCACCGTCCACCTCTGGCTCGCGCAGCTGCTTCACCGGTTCGAGTGGGCTCCCTCGGGGAGCGTCGACCTGTCAGAGCGCCTCAAGATGTCACTGGAGATGGCCACGCCGCTGGTCTGCAAGGCCGTCGCTCGCTAG